Proteins from a single region of Hordeum vulgare subsp. vulgare chromosome 6H, MorexV3_pseudomolecules_assembly, whole genome shotgun sequence:
- the LOC123402210 gene encoding protein TsetseEP-like has product MTMRKRPSWSSLLIAALLLMFLPLFALAAGRQNLITRNPQGGPRANPNPEPLPGKQPDPNPQPLPDPQPLPGSRPDPNPKPLPEPKPHTNPQPLPEPQPDPNTQPLLGPHPDQNPQPLSSQNMHMLLNPRPNPNPQLLQDPRPNPNPRPLPGPRPDPNPQPLPDPNPKPSPNPQPNPNPQPLPGLQPDPNPQPLPDPNPKPLPNPQPNPDPRPLPGPQPDPNPQPLPDKNPKPLPDPEPNPNPQPLPGPQPDPNPKPLPDPNPKPLPDPQPNPNPQPLPGPQPDPNPQPLPDPNPQPLPGPLPDPNAQPGPPLGTQAKEENGEANVQEEPLA; this is encoded by the coding sequence ATGACGATGAGGAAGCGCCCCTCTTGGTCCTCCCTTCTGATAGCAGCGCTGCTGCTTATGTTTCTTCCATTGTTTGCTCTTGCTGCGGGGAGGCAGAACTTGATTACTAGAAACCCTCAGGGCGGCCCACGGGCTAACCCAAATCCAGAACCACTACCAGGGAAACAACCAGATCCAAACCCTCAACCATTACCTGACCCACAACCACTTCCGGGATCACGACCAGACCCAAACCCAAAACCACTACCCGAGCCTAAACCTCATACAAACCCACAACCACTGCCAGAGCCACAACCTGACCCAAACACTCAACCATTACTAGGACCACACCCTGACCAAAATCCACAACCATTGTCAAGCCAAAACATGCACATGTTGTTGAACCCACGGCCAAACCCAAACCCGCAGCTACTACAAGACCCACGGCCAAACCCAAACCCTCGGCCATTACCAGGCCCACGACCTGATCCAAATCCACAACCATTACCAGACCCAAACCCGAAACCATCGCCAAACCCACAACCAAACCCAAACCCTCAACCATTACCAGGATTGCAGCCTGATCCAAACCCACAACCATTACCAGACCCAAACCCGAAACCATTGCCGAACCCACAGCcaaacccagaccctcggccgttACCAGGACCACAGCCTGATCCAAACCCACAACCATTACCAGACAAAAACCCGAAGCCATTGCCGGACCCAGAACCAAACCCAAACCCTCAGCCGTTACCAGGACCGCAACCTGACCCAAATCCAAAACCATTGCCGGACCCAAACCCGAAGCCATTGCCAGACCCACAACCAAACCCAAACCCTCAGCCGTTACCAGGACCGCAACCTGATCCAAACCCACAACCATTACCGGACCCAAACCCACAACCACTGCCAGGCCCACTGCCTGACCCGAATGCACAACCAGGACCACCACTTGggacacaagcaaaagaagaaaacggGGAAGCAAACGTCCAAGAGGAACCATTGGCATGA